In Helianthus annuus cultivar XRQ/B chromosome 3, HanXRQr2.0-SUNRISE, whole genome shotgun sequence, a single window of DNA contains:
- the LOC110932115 gene encoding uncharacterized protein LOC110932115: MGVKCVIYIGGKWEVVNGNIEYVAGHDCIIRRGLEVETTFSYITFLSYIRKMCDIQNITRISYRMSSFTDPIDIMNDNDVVFFFNLANSKPFELFQLYVIQEPGVESSDCAFLNNFKVPDLNLSFDDSDKKINENCTQLYLPSNTQGISSIVFEPGHIFNSKEEMKLELGKKCLIERFEFKVDRSSKSRYEVSCFVDGCEWRFRAYSFAGDSAFYVKYFNDKHTCSKTLTHPHFRQANPQVVGHYLVPQLKDGGRIYRGTEIKSDFKQNLGIDISYMQAWRGKCHALELLQGTSRDSFAELPIYCYNLERANPGTVTHIWVDDESRFEMVFVAIGAAVRSFMRNLRPVIIIDAAHLKGEFKGTLFLAVGMDGNNQILPIAYGIGKSEDGASWTWFLSKLKGCVGEIPDMAIISDRANSIHLAVSNVFPHAYHGLCCRHLMVNLSLPSNKKKEYQSLWWKTCKSYRLSDFNEAFHTLCLAVPRIRNTLISIGFGRWARAHCPGNRYHYMTSNSAESINALSKDYRKLPVTQLIEFFRQSVQKWFYDRRLEGIKERHELTQWAQKKIAKKIDGSRTWTAAGVGLNTFDVDDRKKRGFVNFYDRTCSCRVWQVSGLPCGHVIAVSKFLGETDCSHYAFRCYSNEVYKKTYEEAINPLPHKSEWEIPEDLINVRPPHMTKRQSGRPRANNRILSRGEEPTPLYCGRCKTHGHHRDVCSAPIPSQQRSRKGKETVAHEDPGNNPSDNYFPSYNLGDF; this comes from the exons ATGGGTGTTAAGTGTGTGATATACATCGGGGGTAAGTGGGAGGTTGTTAACGGGAACATCGAGTATGTTGCCGGTCACGATTGTATTATTAGACGTGGTTTAGAAGTTGAAACTACTTTTTCCTACATCACTTTTTTAAGTTATATTCGAAAGATGTGTGATATTCAAAATATTACTCGGATATCCTACCGGATGTCTTCGTTTACAGATCCGATAGATATAATGAATGATAATGATGttgtttttttctttaatttggcTAATAGTAAACCATTTGAATTATTTCAGTTATATGTCATTCAAGAACCCGGTGTTGAGTCTTCTGATTGCGCATTTTTAAACAATTTCAAAGTTCCTGATTTGAATTTATCTTTTGATGATAGTGATAAAAAAATTAATGAAAACTGTACCCAATTATATTTACCGAGTAATACCCAAGGCATATCTTCTATTGTGTTTGAGCCAGGCCACATTTTTAATAGCAAAGAGGAAATGAAACTTGAATTGGGTAAAAAATGTTTGATAGAACGATTTGAGTTTAAAGTTGATAGATCGTCTAAATCACGGTACGAAGTGTCATGTTTTGTTGATGGTTGTGAGTGGCGTTTTAGGGCATACAGCTTTGCTGGTGATAGCGCATTTTACGTTAAATATTTTAACGATAAACACACTTGTTCAAAGACGCTCACACACCCACATTTTCGTCAGGCAAACCCCCAAGTTGTGGGTCATTATTTAGTGCCTCAATTAAAAGACGGTGGTCGAATTTATCGCGGAACCGAGATAAAGTCCGATTTTAAACAAAATTTAGGAATTGATATTAGTTACATGCAAGCATGGCGTGGAAAATGTCATGCTTTAGAACTCTTGCAAGGTACAAGCAGAGATTCTTTTGCCGAACTCCCAATCTATTGTTACAATTTGGAGCGGGCGAATCCGGGAACCGTGACTCACATTTGGGTTGACGACGAGAGTCGATTTGAAATGGTATTTGTGGCTATTGGTGCAGCG GTTCGTAGTTTTATGCGTAATTTAAGACCTGTTATTATTATAGACGCTGCCCATTTGAAGGGTGAATTTAAAGGAACATTGTTTTTAGCAGTTGGCATGGACGGAAATAACCAGATTTTACCAATTGCCTATGGAATAGGCAAATCAGAGGATGGTGCTTCTTGGACATGGTTCCTCTCAAAGCTTAAAGGTTGTGTTGGTGAAATTCCAGATATGGCGATCATATCGGATAGGGCCAATTCAATACATTTAGCTGTAAGCAACGTGTTTCCACACGCTTATCATGGTCTCTGCTGTCGACATTTAATGGTGAACTTAAGTTTACCGTCGAATAAAAAAAAGGAATACCAGAGCCTCTGGTGGAAGACCTGTAAATCTTACCGGTTGTCTGATTTTAATGAGGCTTTCCACACTCTATGTCTTGCAGTTCCTAGAATACGGAACACTTTAATAAGTATCGGGTTTGGACGGTGGGCAAGAGCGCATTGTCCCGGCAATCGATATCATTATATGACATCTAACAGTGCAGAGTCAATTAACGCTTTGTCTAAAGACTATCGTAAATTGCCAGTAACCCAACTTATTGAATTTTTCCGTCAATCTGTTCAAAAATGGTTCTATGATCGTCGGCTGGAGGGAATTAAGGAAAGACATGAGCTTACCCAGTGGGCTCAAAAAAAAATTGCAAAGAAAATTGATGGGTCTAGAACTTGGACTGCCGCTGGTGTAGGGTTGAACACCTTTGATGTTGACGACAGGAAAAAACGTGGTTTTGTAAATTTTTACGATCGAACATGTAGTTGCCGTGTTTGGCAAGTTTCTGGACTACCCTGTGGGCACGTGATTGCTGTATCCAAATTCTTAGGTGAAACTGACTGCAGTCATTATGCTTTCCGATGTTATTCCAATGAAGTGTATAAAAAAACATACGAGGAAGCGATTAATCCTCTTCCTCATAAATCTGAATGGGAGATACCAGAAGATCTTATAAATGTTCGCCCCCCGCATATGACAAAACGTCAGTCGGGCCGTCCGCGAGCAAACAACAGAATCTTGTCTCGAGGGGAAGAACCCACGCCTCTATATTGTGGTAGGTGTAAGACACATGGACACCATCGTGACGTTTGTTCAGCCCCAATCCCATCGCAACAACGTTCGCGTAAAGGCAAGGAAACCGTTGCTCACGAAGACCCAGGAAAT
- the LOC110932116 gene encoding uncharacterized protein LOC110932116: MVNTRVHGGSGCLCATSFFSSARRHLERRLVNDNSFVLEWCKWIPIKCDVFSWRAEMGRIPTADALRMRGISVGDGLCPLCRSEEETSVHLFTSCLVASVLWQKVSSWCRMPPIFAFSVRDLLDVHKTGSHKAEAKKRIQGIIRVACWSIWLARNNAIFSGKEVKVEEIFSDVRSLGFLWYKHRIRNNPISWSDWCNFVII; this comes from the coding sequence ATGGTCAACACAAGGGTCCACGGTGGAAGTGGTTGCTTATGTGCTACAAGCTTCTTTAGCTCGGCTCGCCGGCATTTGGAAAGAAGGTTGGTGAATGATAACAGTTTTGTGCTAGAGTGGTGCAAATGGATCCCAATAAAATGTGACGTTTTTTCGTGGAGAGCGGAAATGGGCAGAATTCCCACCGCGGATGCTTTACGAATGAGAGGGATTTCGGTTGGTGATGGCTTGTGCCCTCTTTGTCGGTCGGAGGAGGAGACTTCTGTCCACCTGTTCACTTCTTGTCTGGTTGCTTCGGTTCTATGGCAGAAGGTGAGTTCCTGGTGCCGTATGCCCCCTATTTTCGCTTTCTCGGTCCGTGACTTGCTGGATGTTCACAAAACTGGTTCTCACAAGGCTGAAGCAAAGAAGAGGATTCAGGGCATCATTCGGGTAGCCTGTTGGAGTATTTGGTTGGCGCGTAACAATGCTATTTTTTCGGGAAAAGAGGTTAAGGTAGAAGAGATATTTAGCGATGTTAGATCTTTGGGATTTTTATGGTATAAACATAGAATCAGGAACAACCCGATCTCGTGGTCGGATTGGTGtaattttgtaattatttag